The region CCCCTTGCTAAGAGCAGGGAATTCAGAGCTCCGTCGTgacctgcttctcccccccccatgtacacCCCCCTACCCACCCATTGTACTTTTTCTCCCCAGTTCCAACACATCCTGGGGCACCTCGATGGCTACCTGGGCTCTTTTGCCCGAGACCTGAAGTAAGTGAGGGGCTGGGAGATTGGGGGTTGCATGTGGGGGGCCAGGGTGCTTGGGGCTGGGttcctgcccccccacctctaaaACGAGGTGCCCATGTGCATCCAAATgcctgctttcatagaatcatagaatcctagagttggaagagaccacaagggccatccagtccaaccccctgccaagcaggaaacaccatcaaagcattcttgacatatgcctgtcaagcctctgcttaaagacctccaaagaaggagactccaccacactccttggcagcaaattccactgccgaacagctcttactgtcaggaagttcttcctaatgtttaggtggaatcttctttcttgaagtttgaatccattgctccgtgtccgcttctctggagcagcagaaaacaatctttctccctcctttccacTGTGTGGGGGGCCAAGGCAAGACTGATATCATAGAACGATGGAGTTGGGGCCCCaggaggtcctctagtccaaccccctacagtgcaggaaagcatccctgacagggggccatccaacctctgcctaaaaacctccaaggaaggatagtCCACAACCTGCACTGTCAAataatcattttaatttttttaattatatttcagtGCCATTTTTCTTTCGGATGAATCCCAAAGCAGGCGACAAACAATAATTAGCAATGACATGGCGGGGCATCACCAATCCAGCCTGAATAATATAGAATAATCAACAAATCAGCAAGAGAAACACTTTCAATCTATAAATTACTGCTAACAAAGCAACGactaaaaaaataagctaaacatcacacaGCCCTATCATACAATTAACAAATCAATATAACACTTGTACTCTATAAAACAGTATTAACAACATGAATGGAATAGCGACCAGAAGATAAACTAAGCGCTGCTAAGTTGGTCCACACACTCCCCGCCCCACGGCTCATTATATTCCCCTTTTCGGAGCATTAAAATACCCGTAGCCAGGATGCCTGTGGCAGAGAGACCCTCCTGAAGGCTCCTGGGGCTGGAGGTGAGAGAGCGCAGGTGAAaccaacaccctcccccccccccgggtggcaAATGGAGTCTCTCTCGACCTACTTGACTGCTTGGATCTGCCCCAGGTGCCACATCTGCATTTCATGTGGCAGCGCCTGcccttgggaactccctgcctcttgacatcaagCAGTCGTCTTCCCTCTACTCTTTCCGGCGCCTGCTATAAACACCCTTGTTTTGACAGGCCCACTTGGATGCCTAGAACGTTGAGgtggttttaatttgttttagtattCTAATTTTAGTATGTTTTAAAGTGTGGCTGCAATTTTTTCgttttgagtccccccccccctccaatcaagcagtgtataaattttctgaaataataataataatacctttattgtcattgtacaacctgtgtacaatgaaattaaatgagcctctcttccctcccaaaaaacactcagtcttgtttgcactctgtgtgcttatcGAACATCACACAACCttgcaatgttttctgctgctccagagaagcggacacggaacaatggattcaaactacaagaaagaagcttccacctaaacattaggaagaacttcctgacagtaagagctgttcgacagtggaatttgctgccaaggagtgtggcggagtctccttctttggaggtctttaagcagaggcttgacaggcatatgtcaagaatgctttgttggtgtttcctgcttggcagggggttggactggatggcccttgtggtctcttccaactctacgattctattatctTCTGGCTGCCCACAGAGCTTTGTAAACCCCAGCGACAGCCCTGTAAGGTTTGGAGGGCGGCTGTTCACCCCAGTGAAGGCAGGTgatggagggggaaggaagggaatggGGGGGGTTAGGGCTGGGGCAGGCGGACGCCCCCCTGACCCCCACCTCACCTGTTGCTCCTCAGGTGGCCCAGCTCAGAAGTGACCCTGTTTCACCATTTCTCCACACGGGCGCCAGTCACCAGCCGGCAGGTGGCGGAGGCTGTGGCTGCGTTCCAAGCGCAGTGCCATGAGAGCAGCAGCCACGTGGAGGGCCCTGCATGTGCTCTCCTGCGCCAGGCGGGCCCCTACCAGAGTGAGTGgaagggagcgggggggggagagaggtgctGGGAAAAGGCTTGTGTCTGGAAGGGCAAGGGAGGCggtgggggtgcctggcatgccTGGCGCTTGCGAAGGCAGGAGGGGGCTCCTTCCTGGGTGCTAAGCCTGCAGCCCCCCCCAATTGTGgtccataataataattgtgctccctgcccacctagcagttcgaaagcacgtcaaagtgcaagtagataaataggtaccgctacagcgggaaggtaaacggcgtttccatgtgctgctctggtttgccagaagcggcttagtcatgctggccacatgacctggaagctatacaccggctccctcggccagtaaagcgagatgagttggccacgactggacctaatggtcaggggtccctttacctttaataataatttattatttataccccgcccatctgggcggcttccagcagagcactaaaaacagaataaaacttcaaacatgaaaaacttccctaaacagggctgccttcagatgttttctaaaagtcagatagttgcttatttccttgacatctgatgggagggcattccacagggcgggtgccactaccaaaaaggcccttgcagggagggaacctccagaaggccctcggagctggacctcagtgtctgggcagccctgtttagggaagcttttaatgtttgatggatttctgtattttaatatcttgttggaagccgcccagagtggctgggggaacccggccagatgggcggggtataaataataaattattattattattattattattattattatgggcaggacgatgggggtggagacgctctttcaggtctactgggctgaggccgtttagggctttaaagttcaacaccaacactttgaattgtgcttggaaacgtcctgggagccaatgtaggtctttcaggactggtgttatatggtctcagcggctgctcccagtcaccagtctagctgccgcagaCTGCTGGGAAGGGGGGGGCCTCTTCCCTGCGACCGGGCCCCCCTCCTTTAGAAAAGgacattgcagagttggaaaaggtttgcAGAAAGGCATGACTTTGGTGGAAAGGCTAGTAAGAGACACGCTATGATCAGAGTTACAATTTGTAAAATTCCCAGAAATAATTCGTAACACGGAGAAAGCCAAGAAGGGAAAAGCTTTTCCCCCTCGTAGTGCTAAAAGTCTGGGGCATCCTGTGAGTCAGATAAAGGCAAGCAGAGTTGaagtgtggaactccctgcctcatgagacaggggtggccaccaactgGGATGTCTTCAAAAGAGGataaggcaaattcatggaggaggaggagagggctatcgatggctcctagccaggatgacagttggaggggagagttgctcttgtgcttggatcctgcttgcggatCTCTCCCTGGAGGCTGGTCTCGCTGGGCTCCTTTGGGCTAGATCCTGCCGCCTCCCCTGAGACCCGGCTGTCCTGCCTGGCGCTCTCTCCGCAGGCCTGAGTCTCTGCGACTTTGACATCTGCGACTCCCTCTCCACCCGCTGCTCCTTCCAAGACGGCCTCGTCCGATGCAGCTGCCGGCCCGGCCACTTCCAAGCGCACCCAGCCGACCGCACCTGCACAGGTGTGgctccacgggggggggggagggaggaagcctgGGCCAGCTCTCCAATGGGTTTCCAGgctcccagccagatgggaggcgCAGGgacccagccccccaccccaccccaaatccctgGGTGATGCATGGCTTGAGGGAGGCAGAGGAGACCTCTGgtcagaggtggggggggaggggggaatggccCCTTGGTCAATTCCCCTTGGCAGTCAGGTCCCTTGTCTGGGATTCTTCAGCTTAGatctgtgcattgcagggggtcagactggatgacccctgggggcccCTCCCAACTCTTTCCTCCTGTGATTCATGcttgttctctctcttctccctcctgcaCCCTCAAGAATGCGGCAGTGGATTTTGGCTGCAGAACGGCACCTGCACCAGGTGAGTTTccctgggagtggggggggggtccctgtgGCGACTTGCGGGGCGGCACCTCCTTCCACCTCCCTCTAAAAGGGAGCCCTGCAGCAGCCGCTGGACCGGGCGCGAAGACAGCCCCTTGAGTCCGCCATCCTGCTTCTTCCTTGCAATGGCAAACCAATTGCCTCCAGGGAGCCTCCCAGCAGGGCCTGAGCGCAgcggccccctccctccccagaccCCCCCCTCGCTTCCTGTGGCTGTTACAAGCCAGCAgcaagcagtggcatagcaaggtcaggtggtacccggtacAGAAAaattcttcccacccccccaccccccaaactgaaattattaaaagaaggaaaaataagatacttagaCAGGCCTCCCATTTTGCAGGAGGCCTGAGTGAGAGGCAGCCCTTCTCCCTCTTGGCCATTGGGGGAAGGAAGCCCCcccaggggtgggggagttgCAAAGGCTGACTGGCAGGAcacaaacaccccccacccctcctgtcCCGGGACAGTGTCTGGGCCCCTTCCGGACtctccccctggtgggaagagggGTGCATTGCAAAGGAGGTCTGGGGGTGCCCTGGCTTTGTCAACAAGTGGTCTCTGGCCATGTGCAGAATTCTTCTGGGGTTCCGGCACAGAAAAGTCCCTGCAGGCTGCAAAAGGCTTCCTTGGAGACGACCTTGGTGGTTTCTTGATCTCTTTGGGGTTATGCAACATTTTATGGCCGCTCTCTATCTCCTCTGCTGGGGCGGATCCTGGCTGGACCTGCCCTGGGGGGCAAACTCcatctccctggcttcttcagctcCTCTTGGCTttttctttggggtgtgtgtgtgtggctaccAGGACGTGCCTTTTGTAGCGGCTTCCATTTCTgacctcttcccccatccctgagcTGCCCCCTCCAGGACTGGGGGGCTCCAGCAGCTGAAGGGGACCACCCAGGGCCataagatcaggccaaaggggccccacctggtccagcctcctcttctcacgggggccacccagatgcccccaagggaaacccacaagcttgTAGCCATCCACCGCCCTCTCACAGAATCACAGCATTGTccaggtggaagggacccccaagggcaatctagtccaaccccctgcaatgcaggaatctcaactagatcacgcATGACaggcagccatccaacctctgcttctcctcctccatgaatttgcctcatcctcttttcaagccatccaagttggtgcctatcactgcctcccgtggcagggagttccgcagtttaactctgcaTTGCATGAAGGACttaattttatacatttgaacCCCGAGTTCCTGTGttaggagagagagagttcattttataaacttctttagatgagatttctgcactgcagggggctggactagaggaccctcgggatccctcccaactccaccATTCTGTGCTCCTACCTGCCTTAACCTTCCACCCCGTTTTCTCTCCCAGGTGTCCATTTGGGTTTGGTGGTGCTGGCTGCCAGGAACGTAAGtgccctctccccgcccccccccgctctcATGGGGCAAGTTGGTGCCCATTTCCCCCACAGCTCCATAATCCCACCTGGGCAAAGGGgcatggatcaggccagagggacCCACCTTGGCCGGCATCCTGTCCTCCCCATGGCCAAGCAGTGGCTCCTCTGTGGGGAGCACGTGCCCTTCTTTGGGGGTGGAGCTTTGGGGGCTGGCTGGGTTCCCCTGTGGGGCTGACCCctctctgcctccccacagccttcctGCTGGCCTTGGTGGTCGTCTCTGGCCTTgctggtctcctgctgctgctcctcattTTGGGGTCTCTTTccaggtaagggggggggtgtctccctcCCAGCCTCTCCAGGAAGAATCCCGCTCTCTGGCTAGAGGCCAGGAGGCCTCTTGCTCTCCgtggaagccgcaggaggggagacgGTTGGTTCCGAGTGCGAATCCTGTTTGAAGGTTTcctataatgggcatctggttggcccttgtgagaagaggatgctggatctGATGGGCCTGATCCTGAAGCCAGGCTTGCCttatgctcttaaaaaaaaaaaaattattagtttTACATAAAGGTTATACACCATAAACATAACAtttttgcacattaaaaaaagaaaagggttctTTTGAACCTTGAGACCTCCTTCCTTCAATTCTAAATTTTATTCCCgcatcttttactgtaatctGTCTGTTATATAGTATCCAAAATccatgttacattacaagtgccATTGCGTTCCTGACGATGATTTCAGTGTTTACAGTGATCTCTCAaaagttattccagtcttttacgaatacttggtcttcctggtttctgatctttcccatcaGTCTCACCATTTCTGCATCTTCCATCTTCTCTGGtcgctcctcctccttctttccatctctgggctagaagcTTCCTTGCTGCTGTTGCGGAATACATAAACAGTCTATTACTTTCTTttggtaacaggtaggtagccatgttggtctgacatagtcgaaacaaaataaaaggaatatttccagcagcaccttcGAGACAAACTTagtttggagaagagaaggttaaggggtgatatgatagccatgttcaaatatataaaaggatgtcatatagaagagggtgaaaggttgttttctgctgctccagagaagcggacacggagcaatggattaaaactacaagaaagaagattccacctcaacattaggaagaacttcctgacagtaagagctgttcggcagtggaatttgctacccaggagtgtggtggagtctttaagcagaggcttgacaggcatatgtcaagaatgccttgatggtgtttcctgcttggcagggggttggactggatggcccttggggtctcctccaactctacgattctatgattctatggtctctaaggtgctgctggaaggaatttttttattttgtttcttttggtaGTTCTGCATCTATAATGCCTAACAAAAAAGCCCCTGGTTTTTGgacaaaagttatcttaaacgtTATCTTTTTCCCAACTCATTATGTATAATTTCCAAGAAAGCTATTCCCACTCCATTGTCTTATGCCCTTAACTCTCCTTGTCTCTTGGATCCCTTCATTGGATGCTCTTTCCCCTCATGCAGAAGAACACAACTCTCCtccttgcctggggggggggcttttgaggGGGGGCTCAGGGCACATTGCTGGCCCATCAATGGAGGCTAAAGGCAGCAACgtgcctctttttttggggggggagcaaagacCCACCTCTTGCCTAGTGAGCAATTGGGGGAGACTGAGCTGGCCAGGAGCCCTTcttgataataattttttattagttttccattacAGTCtgataatagcctcattataacaatgccaaattataatacaattacagGAGCCTTTCTCTGGAGGACGAgggctcctcttcctttcctctattccaggggcgtacccaggatcaaaactaggagggcaaggggtggggccaaggcatgggaggggaggggccacaaagtgggaacgtgggcggggctacggagcccaggtggagCGTGCAGccatgggcgagagcggcgctggtgggcagaggcggagcacagcccagcgttcccgcccgccacgctgcgccctccagcttcccgtcgcacTCTCTGGTttcccgccgcgcttggccttgctggagggcgcgacggggagctggagggagggtgtggcgcggtgggcgggaacgccgaacttgcgctccgccgggctgtgctccacctccgccTCTGACCACCAGCCCCGCCGACAGCGCcaccctgcttctaggggggcagctgccccccctgccctgcactgggtacgcccattctctcttcctctttctttgacctctccttccttccttctcgtGGGGCCTCCCTCCCCTGGGCtgccctccatctctctctctttctcccctccccacagaagAGCCCAGCCCCCCAAGGAGACCCCCGGCGCCCCCCAGCTTCCCCTGCACGCCTCCTCCACCTTGAGCCTGCCCCGTGTGAGGCCTCCGTGGACCCTGGAGGAGGCCGAGATGAGGAGAGGGGACCGCCTGTCCCTCTGGGGCCCGGTGAGCATTGGCTGGGGGGCCGGGGGGTGTCTGTCTGTGTAACTCAGCCAAGGGGCAGCTTGCGGTCACCCCTGCCTTGGTTTCTACCAGAAGGGCAAAGAAGGGGGGaaggcaggaataataataataataataataataataataataataataatatttatagcccgcccatctggctgggtttccccagccactctgggcggcttccaacagaagtattaaaatacaataatctattaaacattaaaagcttccctgaacagggctgccttcaaaaagtcaaatagttgtttttttctttggcatctgatgggagggcgttccacagggcgggtgccaccaccgagaaggccctctgcctggttccctgtaacctcacttcttgcagggagggaacccccagaaggccctcggcgctggacctcagtgtccgggcagaacgatggaggtggagaggcTGTTTCAGGAACACTCCCCTCCCTGCATGCCCACCTCTGTGCCCAAGAGGGGAGATGCCCACTGctaaggggggagggggttgagcACTGGAGAAGCTGGTCAAGCAAGGATGGGGCAGCCAGGAGCCAGTCCAAGATTTTAAagggagcacaattcaaagtgttggtgctgacctttcaagccctaaacggcctcggcccagtagacctgaaggagggtctccacccccatcgttcagcctggacactgaggtccagcgccgaggtccTTCTGCCCATTCCccccctgcgagaagtgaggttacagggaaacaggcagagggccttctcggtggtggcgcctgccctgtttttagtgttctgttgggagccacccagagtgactggggaaatccagtcagatggatggggtaataacaacaacaacaacaacaacaacaacaacaacaacaacaacaacaacaacaacaataataaatatattacttataccccacccatccaacaggagattaaaatacattaaaacatccgtcattaaaaaacttccctcacagagggaagcattcaccaccccgcagagcccatcgcccagccctttccggctcgcttttatgagccaggatgggcaagggtcaaggagacaggtggttggtttcactcatccaagcagcctctccacatcctcggaggtaacagattggaattgatcccacacaactggactagaaaggactctagcactctcctgccctggccctgctcccacagtggataaataaaataaattattattattattattattattattattattattattatttgaacacATGGCATGGTCGAGGCTAAGGATGGGGACCCTCTGGTCCTCTGATGGCTGGACCccgatttccaccaccaccacccctggggTGAGTGGGGGGTTAGGAGAGGAGGCTGGGGTGCCTCTGATGGGGGAGTTTGTCCACCTCCCACCTGCACTCTGTTGTTACCTGTGGGGATCCCGGAAGCTGCCGGCAGGAGACAATCCCGGAATGgctgaaccaggtgaggggagctgatgggtctcagACCCAAAGGGGGTttgaagggagcccatctaggggGAGGAAGCTCTGACGTTAACCCTTTGCTGCCtcgtgggacatcttcaggagaagaaaaggctccggGGTGAACCCTCCACAAAGCCAGAGTG is a window of Zootoca vivipara chromosome 12, rZooViv1.1, whole genome shotgun sequence DNA encoding:
- the LOC118092321 gene encoding protein HEG-like isoform X2, encoding MWGGVCWVVAAWQVGLGAVWGPRAEPSAANWSAGLDPPSPSPPTWTTPLARSTDGAPGEQEPPACRGEEDCPPWSSCEEQAGRNSCHCGLGYHLSPTLGCVPVKAFPGRLSLWDLGSPNWSLLGITSAESRLPWVTLQIQSSFQHILGHLDGYLGSFARDLKWPSSEVTLFHHFSTRAPVTSRQVAEAVAAFQAQCHESSSHVEGPACALLRQAGPYQSLSLCDFDICDSLSTRCSFQDGLVRCSCRPGHFQAHPADRTCTECGSGFWLQNGTCTRCPFGFGGAGCQEPFLLALVVVSGLAGLLLLLLILGSLSSLTISASSIFSGRSSSFFPSLG
- the LOC118092321 gene encoding protein HEG-like isoform X1 — encoded protein: MWGGVCWVVAAWQVGLGAVWGPRAEPSAANWSAGLDPPSPSPPTWTTPLARSTDGAPGEQEPPACRGEEDCPPWSSCEEQAGRNSCHCGLGYHLSPTLGCVPVKAFPGRLSLWDLGSPNWSLLGITSAESRLPWVTLQIQSSFQHILGHLDGYLGSFARDLKWPSSEVTLFHHFSTRAPVTSRQVAEAVAAFQAQCHESSSHVEGPACALLRQAGPYQSLSLCDFDICDSLSTRCSFQDGLVRCSCRPGHFQAHPADRTCTECGSGFWLQNGTCTRCPFGFGGAGCQEPFLLALVVVSGLAGLLLLLLILGSLSRRAQPPKETPGAPQLPLHASSTLSLPRVRPPWTLEEAEMRRGDRLSLWGPDVGQRPANAPRLKTFLGSSSSPPSPPQPPGGCHNLVFVSDAEEKDRRSYF